A genomic segment from Panthera tigris isolate Pti1 chromosome A1, P.tigris_Pti1_mat1.1, whole genome shotgun sequence encodes:
- the LOC102967361 gene encoding LOW QUALITY PROTEIN: PIH1 domain-containing protein 2 (The sequence of the model RefSeq protein was modified relative to this genomic sequence to represent the inferred CDS: inserted 7 bases in 4 codons; substituted 3 bases at 3 genomic stop codons), translated as MKESPQDTVAGSSXKGLLAQVSELQSLPDVPAGGNXQSRERFTRQPLEEGRWLYSAPEPQLSVYKPGSPKRKKKILSIKLCPLERAPAPQSTTHPAPLSAGWPAAVSDMLRVYTVVDVAYNPGVLQAAEKHHVKKDQLIRMTMKCIEEFQCILSHSYSIPKFRIKGSIQSVKQNXRIQTDPTGLGEKKGKELILEHIRSSSVSQXDHFPQLLLPEDQVSSKTSYLIEEISSTEIQVEVKRPPAYGLKVVVYQNEKPLQIEIEVELPSGNSVXLCDLSVFVEDLLIXLSEKYRLHPSLPEXMHTEMTTAEFIKEKTTLVITVPLVLVKRIICFGFFT; from the exons ATGAAGGAGTCTCCTCAAGACACTGTTGCCG GCTCATCCTGAAAGGGTCTGCTTGCTCAGGTCAGTGAGCTCCAGAGCCTCCCAGATGTGCCGGCTGGAGGCA ACCAGAGCCGTGAGCGGTTCACTCGACAGCCGCTGGAAGAGGGGAGATGGCTCTATTCTGCCCCAGAACCGCAGCTCTCTGTCTACAAACCAGGGTCCCCAAAAcgaaagaagaaaatcctttcTATCAAACTTTGTCCGTTGGAAAGGGCCCCAGCTCCCCAGTCAACCACTCATCCAGCACCTCTAAGTGCCGGCTGGCCAGCCGCTGTGTCTGATATGTTGCGTGTTTATACAGTTGTTGATGTTGCCTATAATCCTGGTGTCCTCCAGGCAGCAGAAAAGCACCACGTGAAAAAAGATCAGTTAATACGGATGACCATGAAATGCATTGAGGAATTCCAGTGTATTCTCTCACACTCTTATAGTATTCCTAAATTTAGAATCAAAGGAAGCATCCAAAGTGTGAAACAAAA CAGAATCCAAACTGACCCTACGGGtttaggagagaaaaagggaaaggagctGATCCTTGAACACATAAGAAGCAGTTCTGTGAGCCAATGAGATCACTTTCCTCAGCTCTTACTGCCAGAAGACCAAGTTTCAAGCAAAACAAGTTATCTGATAGAAGAGATTTCCAGTACAGAGATCCAGGTGGAGGTGAAGAGACCACCAGCCTATGGATTAAAAGTTGTGGTTTATCAGAATGAGAAACCTCTGCAAATTGAAATAGAAGTTGAATTACCCAGTGGTAATTCAGT TCTCTGTGACCTTAGTGTTTTTGTGGAGGACTTATTGATCTAGCTCTCTGAGAAGTACAGATTGCATCCGAGCCTTCCAGA TATGCATACTGAAATGACTACTGCAGAATTTATCAAAGAGAAGACTACATTAGTCATCACAGTGCCATTGGTGTTAGTCAAGAGGATCATCTGCTTTGGGTTTTTCACGTGA